In Acanthopagrus latus isolate v.2019 chromosome 17, fAcaLat1.1, whole genome shotgun sequence, the following are encoded in one genomic region:
- the eva1ba gene encoding eva-1 homolog Ba, giving the protein MDVKKKEMDLLSNSIAAYAHIKANPESFGLYFVLGVCFGLVLTLCLLVIRISCKPRTNIAPSTPEKKHLKDISEEDEESEDDDDNEDGDDVEAPVLLPSTEIPVGNHTSQSDGTLSVNVFTSAEELERAQRLEERERIIREIWRNGQPDILGSGTGTIGRVHYY; this is encoded by the exons ATGgatgtgaagaaaaaagaaatggaccTCCTGAGCAACAGCATAGCCGCATACGCACACATCAAAG CAAACCCGGAGAGCTTCGGCCTTTACTTCGTGCTCGGGGTGTGTTTCGGCCTGGTGCTGACGCTCTGCCTCCTGGTCATCCGCATCTCCTGCAAGCCGCGCACCAACATCGCCCCCTCCACGCCCGAGAAAAAGCACCTGAAGGACATCagcgaggaggacgaggagagcgAGGACGACGACGACAACGAAGACGGGGACGACGTAGAGGCGCCCGTCCTGTTGCCCAGCACGGAAATCCCTGTCGGCAACCACACCAGCCAGTCGGACGGGACGCTGAGCGTGAACGTGTTCACCTCGGCCGAGGAGCTGGAGCGGGCGCAGcggctggaggagagggaacgCATCATCAGGGAGATCTGGAGGAACGGCCAGCCCGACATCCTCGGGTCGGGGACAGGGACTATTGGAAGAGTGCATTactactaa
- the sh3d21 gene encoding SH3 domain-containing protein 21 isoform X3, translating to MEVLVLIDFEGTMGDEITVRAGDVVKNVTKASEEGWLEGELSGKRGIFPANFTKEVPVYLMGDSKREPRSIRTTKRMKQTRKCEVAFAYSPMNSDELKLEVGETIEIIREIEDGWWMGMKDGKVGAFPSNFVNEIFVSPKDVKHNEGKARPKLTDAVFNKEISQRASVRNKGKNVAECCQVMFDYKAKAEDELDLKKGDVVAILTKETEDEGWWEGELNGRCGFFPDNFVMVIPPKDSLQSGATSQPPVRNVDKNPSVKPAVSAMDKGGPAKTKDDKTDVKDLRSNPPTKVKLPTLPRPSPPPVKDKPNKLLANRTNGDVAPVSTKQPEEKEADNFDGVDFQTEKLSHPTANRAKPPQRRPPSGLVTAIQSTENLLPTPAKPDHRPRTPPPVRPTPPKVVVDGKTVTHKEEPTMASLQAEIKELRMALELLQTRHERDMQEVKEELKEERSKRMTLQEEMQSLRMKH from the exons aTGG AGGTGCTGGTGCTGATCGACTTCGAGGGCACCATGGGAGATGAGATCACAGTGAGGGCGGGGGATGTGGTCAAAAACGTCACGAAGGCCAGCGAGGAGGGATGGCTGGAGGGCGAGCTGAGTGGAAAGAGAGGCATCTTCCCTGCCAACTTCACCAAG gaggtgCCAGTTTATTTGATGGGTGACAGCAAGAGGGAACCACGAAGCATCAGAACAA CGAAGAGGATGAAACAGACGAGGAAATGCGAAGTGGCCTTTGCCTACAGTCCTATGAATTCAGACGAGCTGAAGCTGGAAGTTGGGGAGACTATAGAAATCATCAGAGAG ATTGAAGATGGATGGTGGATGGGAATGAAAGATGGCAAAGTTGGGGCATTTCCTTCTAACTTTGTCAATGAAATTTTTGTTTCACCTAAAG atgtCAAGCACAATGAGGGCAAAGCGAGACCCAAGCTCACTGATGCTGTGTTCAATAAGGAG ATTTCTCAAAGGGCCAGTGTGAGGAACAAAGGAAAAAATG TGGCAGAGTGTTGCCAAGTCATGTTCGACTACAAGGCCAAAGCAGAGGATGAGCTGGATCTGAAAAAAGGAGATGTCGTTGCGATACTGACGAAG GAAACAGAAGATGAAGGCTGGTGGGAGGGAGAGCTAAATGGACGCTGTGGCTTCTTTCCTGATAACTTTGTCATGGTGATACCACCAAAGGACAGTCTGCAA TCTGGGGCCACAAGCCAGCCGCCTGTGCGCAACGTTGACAAGAACCCCTCAG TGAAGCCAGCGGTCTCAGCGATGGATAAAGGTGGtccagcaaaaacaaaag ATGATAAAACAGATGTTAAGGACCTGAGAAGCAATCCTCCAACCAAAGTCAAGCTGCCAACTCTCCCCAGGCCCAGTCCGCCTCCAGTCAAAGACAAACCCAACAAGCTTTTAGCCAA TAGAACCAACGGTGATGTGGCTCctgtttcaacaaaacaaccagaagagaaagaggccGACAATTTTGACGGAGTGGATTTCCAGACTGAAAAGCTGAGTCATCCCACAGCAAACAGAGCCAAACCCCCGCAGAGGAGACCACCATCAGGCCTGGTCACAGCAATCCAG AGTACAGAAAACCTTCTGCCAACACCTGCAAAGCCTGACCATCGGCCCAGGACACCGCCTCCCGTTCGACCAACACCACCCAAAGTAGTTGTGGATGGCAAAACTGTGACGCATAAAGAAGAGCCAACTATGGCAAGCCTGCAGGCTGAGATTAAAGAGCTGAGGATGGCCCTAGAGCTGCTACAGACACGACATGA GCGAGACATGCAGGAAGTGAAAGAAGaactgaaggaggagagaagcaaACGAATGACACTGCAG GAGGAAATGCAGAGTTTGAGGATGAAGCATTAA
- the sh3d21 gene encoding SH3 domain-containing protein 21 isoform X2, translated as MEVLVLIDFEGTMGDEITVRAGDVVKNVTKASEEGWLEGELSGKRGIFPANFTKEVPVYLMGDSKREPRSIRTTKRMKQTRKCEVAFAYSPMNSDELKLEVGETIEIIREIEDGWWMGMKDGKVGAFPSNFVNEIFVSPKDVKHNEGKARPKLTDAVFNKEISQRASVRNKGKNVAECCQVMFDYKAKAEDELDLKKGDVVAILTKETEDEGWWEGELNGRCGFFPDNFVMVIPPKDSLQSGATSQPPVRNVDKNPSVKPAVSAMDKGGPAKTKDDKTDVKDLRSNPPTKVKLPTLPRPSPPPVKDKPNKLLAKTNGDVAPVSTKQPEEKEADNFDGVDFQTEKLSHPTANRAKPPQRRPPSGLVTAIQAQNVTDQTEPELSPKKFQTEKLPGLQKSTENLLPTPAKPDHRPRTPPPVRPTPPKVVVDGKTVTHKEEPTMASLQAEIKELRMALELLQTRHERDMQEVKEELKEERSKRMTLQEEMQSLRMKH; from the exons aTGG AGGTGCTGGTGCTGATCGACTTCGAGGGCACCATGGGAGATGAGATCACAGTGAGGGCGGGGGATGTGGTCAAAAACGTCACGAAGGCCAGCGAGGAGGGATGGCTGGAGGGCGAGCTGAGTGGAAAGAGAGGCATCTTCCCTGCCAACTTCACCAAG gaggtgCCAGTTTATTTGATGGGTGACAGCAAGAGGGAACCACGAAGCATCAGAACAA CGAAGAGGATGAAACAGACGAGGAAATGCGAAGTGGCCTTTGCCTACAGTCCTATGAATTCAGACGAGCTGAAGCTGGAAGTTGGGGAGACTATAGAAATCATCAGAGAG ATTGAAGATGGATGGTGGATGGGAATGAAAGATGGCAAAGTTGGGGCATTTCCTTCTAACTTTGTCAATGAAATTTTTGTTTCACCTAAAG atgtCAAGCACAATGAGGGCAAAGCGAGACCCAAGCTCACTGATGCTGTGTTCAATAAGGAG ATTTCTCAAAGGGCCAGTGTGAGGAACAAAGGAAAAAATG TGGCAGAGTGTTGCCAAGTCATGTTCGACTACAAGGCCAAAGCAGAGGATGAGCTGGATCTGAAAAAAGGAGATGTCGTTGCGATACTGACGAAG GAAACAGAAGATGAAGGCTGGTGGGAGGGAGAGCTAAATGGACGCTGTGGCTTCTTTCCTGATAACTTTGTCATGGTGATACCACCAAAGGACAGTCTGCAA TCTGGGGCCACAAGCCAGCCGCCTGTGCGCAACGTTGACAAGAACCCCTCAG TGAAGCCAGCGGTCTCAGCGATGGATAAAGGTGGtccagcaaaaacaaaag ATGATAAAACAGATGTTAAGGACCTGAGAAGCAATCCTCCAACCAAAGTCAAGCTGCCAACTCTCCCCAGGCCCAGTCCGCCTCCAGTCAAAGACAAACCCAACAAGCTTTTAGCCAA AACCAACGGTGATGTGGCTCctgtttcaacaaaacaaccagaagagaaagaggccGACAATTTTGACGGAGTGGATTTCCAGACTGAAAAGCTGAGTCATCCCACAGCAAACAGAGCCAAACCCCCGCAGAGGAGACCACCATCAGGCCTGGTCACAGCAATCCAG GCCCAGAATGTAACCGACCAGACAGAGCCAGAATTGTCGCCAAAAAAGTTCCAGACAGAGAAATTGCCTGGCTTGCAAAAG AGTACAGAAAACCTTCTGCCAACACCTGCAAAGCCTGACCATCGGCCCAGGACACCGCCTCCCGTTCGACCAACACCACCCAAAGTAGTTGTGGATGGCAAAACTGTGACGCATAAAGAAGAGCCAACTATGGCAAGCCTGCAGGCTGAGATTAAAGAGCTGAGGATGGCCCTAGAGCTGCTACAGACACGACATGA GCGAGACATGCAGGAAGTGAAAGAAGaactgaaggaggagagaagcaaACGAATGACACTGCAG GAGGAAATGCAGAGTTTGAGGATGAAGCATTAA
- the sh3d21 gene encoding SH3 domain-containing protein 21 isoform X1: MEVLVLIDFEGTMGDEITVRAGDVVKNVTKASEEGWLEGELSGKRGIFPANFTKEVPVYLMGDSKREPRSIRTTKRMKQTRKCEVAFAYSPMNSDELKLEVGETIEIIREIEDGWWMGMKDGKVGAFPSNFVNEIFVSPKDVKHNEGKARPKLTDAVFNKEISQRASVRNKGKNVAECCQVMFDYKAKAEDELDLKKGDVVAILTKETEDEGWWEGELNGRCGFFPDNFVMVIPPKDSLQSGATSQPPVRNVDKNPSVKPAVSAMDKGGPAKTKDDKTDVKDLRSNPPTKVKLPTLPRPSPPPVKDKPNKLLANRTNGDVAPVSTKQPEEKEADNFDGVDFQTEKLSHPTANRAKPPQRRPPSGLVTAIQAQNVTDQTEPELSPKKFQTEKLPGLQKSTENLLPTPAKPDHRPRTPPPVRPTPPKVVVDGKTVTHKEEPTMASLQAEIKELRMALELLQTRHERDMQEVKEELKEERSKRMTLQEEMQSLRMKH, translated from the exons aTGG AGGTGCTGGTGCTGATCGACTTCGAGGGCACCATGGGAGATGAGATCACAGTGAGGGCGGGGGATGTGGTCAAAAACGTCACGAAGGCCAGCGAGGAGGGATGGCTGGAGGGCGAGCTGAGTGGAAAGAGAGGCATCTTCCCTGCCAACTTCACCAAG gaggtgCCAGTTTATTTGATGGGTGACAGCAAGAGGGAACCACGAAGCATCAGAACAA CGAAGAGGATGAAACAGACGAGGAAATGCGAAGTGGCCTTTGCCTACAGTCCTATGAATTCAGACGAGCTGAAGCTGGAAGTTGGGGAGACTATAGAAATCATCAGAGAG ATTGAAGATGGATGGTGGATGGGAATGAAAGATGGCAAAGTTGGGGCATTTCCTTCTAACTTTGTCAATGAAATTTTTGTTTCACCTAAAG atgtCAAGCACAATGAGGGCAAAGCGAGACCCAAGCTCACTGATGCTGTGTTCAATAAGGAG ATTTCTCAAAGGGCCAGTGTGAGGAACAAAGGAAAAAATG TGGCAGAGTGTTGCCAAGTCATGTTCGACTACAAGGCCAAAGCAGAGGATGAGCTGGATCTGAAAAAAGGAGATGTCGTTGCGATACTGACGAAG GAAACAGAAGATGAAGGCTGGTGGGAGGGAGAGCTAAATGGACGCTGTGGCTTCTTTCCTGATAACTTTGTCATGGTGATACCACCAAAGGACAGTCTGCAA TCTGGGGCCACAAGCCAGCCGCCTGTGCGCAACGTTGACAAGAACCCCTCAG TGAAGCCAGCGGTCTCAGCGATGGATAAAGGTGGtccagcaaaaacaaaag ATGATAAAACAGATGTTAAGGACCTGAGAAGCAATCCTCCAACCAAAGTCAAGCTGCCAACTCTCCCCAGGCCCAGTCCGCCTCCAGTCAAAGACAAACCCAACAAGCTTTTAGCCAA TAGAACCAACGGTGATGTGGCTCctgtttcaacaaaacaaccagaagagaaagaggccGACAATTTTGACGGAGTGGATTTCCAGACTGAAAAGCTGAGTCATCCCACAGCAAACAGAGCCAAACCCCCGCAGAGGAGACCACCATCAGGCCTGGTCACAGCAATCCAG GCCCAGAATGTAACCGACCAGACAGAGCCAGAATTGTCGCCAAAAAAGTTCCAGACAGAGAAATTGCCTGGCTTGCAAAAG AGTACAGAAAACCTTCTGCCAACACCTGCAAAGCCTGACCATCGGCCCAGGACACCGCCTCCCGTTCGACCAACACCACCCAAAGTAGTTGTGGATGGCAAAACTGTGACGCATAAAGAAGAGCCAACTATGGCAAGCCTGCAGGCTGAGATTAAAGAGCTGAGGATGGCCCTAGAGCTGCTACAGACACGACATGA GCGAGACATGCAGGAAGTGAAAGAAGaactgaaggaggagagaagcaaACGAATGACACTGCAG GAGGAAATGCAGAGTTTGAGGATGAAGCATTAA